In the genome of Colletotrichum lupini chromosome 8, complete sequence, one region contains:
- a CDS encoding serine carboxypeptidase — protein sequence MASRRHAASVVFLRGTLNAIRRRHLHWNVAIGSWNFVQSQTDSSARTPSDAPTGYPLRLSDSGGTRPTPVSLHSGEFGQSPTWVFKCGSSSDHSERSGTCGNHPLYRHDNMISNGSLVAEEIKPWSLIQLQLRIGTFPQQRCIQSGNLLAIAGVPINPASQPLLLCSSTKPAAEKIQYDCLGGATCTSIKKIMIHWRRVYPSRKSYYEIFVMRNQLSFIAFAAALTPRSLAQFPPAPQGVTPGLCEETEGVKSYAGYIKLPPGTLEDVGQEQDFEINTFFWFFEAKEDPENAPLSIWMNGGPGSSSMPGLFNENGPCYINSDSNSTRPSEWSWNNKVNMLYIDQPVQVGFSYDSLRNVTRNLLGSTQTLNASSPIPAQNATFQTGTLASGGRNTTSFGSRNAAIALWHFSQVWFQEFPGYHPNDDRISIATQSYGGRYGPAFAAYFQEQNEKIANGTWDGTEGEKYILNLDTLLIVNGCIDRQVQWPSYPEMAFNNTYGIQTVNETIYQSMVDAYYAEGGCRDRIDACREISAVYDPDNIGINATVNSVCQDAETYCTENVRDPYLDVSGRDYYDVTQIDPTLFPPPFTAGYLNQPYVQSALGVPLNWTGSSSASSSAFRSIGDYPRPGWIEDIAYLLHSGIKVSLMFGDRDFACNWIGGEQVALAIPWADQENFASAGYEPLQTNATYEGGQVRQYGNFSFIRVYQAGHAVPSYQPESAYQIFNRALFNKDIATGLVDTATNLTYATEGPSDTFGVKNEIPPQYEDFCYVLDPSTCSDQQVEALRNGTGIIKNYIMIEPASQQGVAIGLKARDITTGGEVIEIDTTLLNHDAQKKIAHFLYYQTFILSSRNTKRVSHNKKKGLPISYRKSFCQPSDIFNTLFLHSPQLVSLASTCNLTSHAAKRPQPYAQLRIFGGLILNAEHVSAFVAAPILRVSRFVFYPQPERRSAYPYSPDTVPPPIECTRKKRKCNKEIPCARCSRLGLHCDREVVHLRRNAVRHSAEIGFLETLRNMLQSTDPASARRAADLVAARLEGLRSGSGQRTEITQTANFVESGIGLEDDSGQDEATGSHPRVRSSLTVTALEHMAWGRSYGNCYPHLHCNCHQRRDHTIEASTTGLSPSLGLPDHTVPSLALLPERVTAEILISFHLEHIAWHHNSLHCPTFLQQCTTFWATGVYDQPQWLALYSAVLSSSLLSWQNSWKHRDAYPLTLPACSPQDLFNFMVDTLYKAHFLQHVSIYSIQAIVISTEVAHNLGLSQLNATLFSAAIRIAECLGIHKITKCGLDLQTRDEIWDDTLQREVGRRVWLQMVIQDHFAIPFTDSYSINPSHYSTSFPRNANDADLIDASEDVLTVSTYTRVLGGIAQLMPELADGMGPLRAQKPAREQYAHVLRMDQKMREKVQSIPRFLLQKDELLEGQCAWLGVARQSLAITAAEKIVMIHRPFLFLSFQSDSYIHTRRTCVAAAVTILREHKSIVESGEVSLWTHIAFSITAAIILSFEVICDQSKERDSRQEGYLDAIRDAREHLLGRTTSDILAHRGVVLIDAIFSEVGGIESFSDQTLAARPDAINFEEIAARFKTDWFILDSSTAGLGQFDVAEEHFAMSGNPSEDFDDWFQQIFHSTIFSTHTRDHPPMVSLLVNYELLLSATDYLVMSMRIGRLELGGDFECIACPAILYNMAPSVLVVIEVLPRRRPSGAEVKARGGQEQLLPLRSISPSLLHLRPSFMKTSNLPASDSQPPFTEKCPSSTPITAGSSPPKSATATPSPARKRKADTSDDASLSTPSSRKVKKLKTVGTSTGEKRLRRYRSKPPQSFHEVYHRATTQRFYVLERRRCGTPDAPEEEIELTGSTGNVYTVKIGQTPSCSCPHAMKGNQCKHWLYVRSSSNLFGLCWISLTMASELNEIFDKAPPIDPQADDSKNKNRKPIDGDCPICFCELESNNNETIVWCRAACGQNIHRECFETWAATKRRGSYGSSDVTCPYCRSLWQGDDDMMKKIKKGGKITREGYVNVAEQLGITMATLRGPAFTCTVWPSIPFVVLMIETEDCPMSLFAIDTLVRRPAPRLGGQVRCIIDLVSIRSSSTCLARVHFRISYPELAPSLDLVPEVAAVHNPVDGKHIYHGPQSYVSCQHGHALCSSDCECVAKAMIGHDMKDDRSASVIHSSKSDFRKSWVDNYPTPTAYVTHRRQIRSLLPAIVIFLMRRLLLHTTDSIGSPGNSST from the exons ATGGCTAGCAG GCGTCATGCCGCATCAGTTGTCTTTTTGCGGGGAACCCTGAACGCGATTCGACGGCGTCATCTTCACTGGAATGTCGCCATCGGAAGTTGGAATTTCGTTCAGAGTCAGACGGACA GCTCCGCCAGAACACCTTCCGATGCTCCGACCGGCTATCCTCTCCGCCTCTCCGACTCCGGGGGAACGCGCCCCACGCCGGTGTCACTTCACTCCGGCGAGTTCGGACAAAGCCCCACCTGGGTCTTCAAGTGCGGGTCTAGCTCTGATCACTCCGAGCGTTCCGGTACGTGCGGTAACCATCCCCT CTACCGTCACGATAACATGATAAGCAACGGTAGCCTCG TTGCCGAGGAGATCAAGCCCTGGTCACTCATTCAACTGCAATTAAGGATAGGAACCTTCCCTCAACAGCGGTGCATTCAAAGCGGGAATC TCTTGGCCATCGCCGGTGTTCCCATTAACCCCGCATCCCAGCCCCTGCTACTTTGTAGCTCAACCAAACCGGCTGCCGAAAAGATTCAATACGACTGTCTTGGCGGTGCGACTTGCACAAGCATCAAAAAGATAATGATTCACTGGCGTAGAGTGTACCCAAGTAGGAAG TCCTATTACGAAATCTTCGTAATGAGGAACCAACTGTCGTTCATCGCCTTTGCGGCGGCACTCACTCCGCGCTCACTCGCTCAATTTCCACCAGCACCTCAAGGGGTTACG CCCGGTCTGTGCGAGGAGACTGAAGGTGTGAAATCCTATGCTGGATACATCAAGCTTCCGCCAGGGACCCTCGAGGATGTTGGCCAGGAGCAAGATTTTGAGATCAACACATTCTTCTGGTTCTTCGAGGCCAAGGAGGATCCAGAGAACGCACCACTCTCTATATGGATGAACGGCGGTCCCGGCAGCTCTTCGATGCCTGGACTCTTCAATGAGAATGGACCATGCTACATCAACTCGGACTCAAACTCGACGAGGCCCAGTGAGTGGTCTTGGAACAACAAAG TCAACATGCTGTATATTGATCAGCCAGTTCAAGTGGGCTTCTCATATGACTCACTGCGAAACGTGACCAGGAACCTACTCGGAAGCACCCAGACTCTGAACGCCTCATCCCCAATCCCAGCCCAGAATGCCACTTTCCAGACTGGCACATTGGCAAGCGGTGGAAGGAATACGACGAGCTTTGGAAGTCGCAATGCAGCTATTGCTCTATGGCACTTCTCTCAAGTCTGGTTCCAGGAGTTCCCGGGGTATCACCCCAACGACGATCGCATCAGTATTGCAACTCAGTCCTATGGGGGCCGGTACGGGCCCGCCTTTGCCGCCTACTTTCAGGAACAGAACGAAAAGATCGCGAACGGCACTTGGGATGGGACCGAAGGCGAGAAATACATCTTGAACCTGGACACTCTCCTGATCGTCAACGGGTGCATTGACCGCCAAGTGCAGTGGCCCTCATACCCGGAAATGGCGTTCAACAACACGTATGGCATACAAACGGTCAACGAGACGATATATCAGAGCATGGTTGATGCGTACTACGCGGAAGGAGGCTGCCGTGACAGGATTGATGCCTGCCGTGAAATCTCTGCAGTCTATGACCCAGATAACATTGGCATCAACGCGACCGTGAACAGTGTCTGCCAAGACGCGGAAACATACTGCACGGAGAATGTTCGCGATCCCTATCTTGACGTCTCGGGCCGCGATTATTACGACGTGACACAGATCGACCCAACGCTGTTCCCGCCCCCCTTCACAGCCGGATATTTAAATCAGCCCTACGTTCAATCTGCACTCGGTGTTCCCTTAAACTGGACGGGTAGCTCGAGCGCGTCGTCTTCCGCCTTCCGCAGTATCGGAGACTACCCCCGGCCAGGCTGGATAGAAGATATCGCTTACCTCCTCCACAGCGGCATCAAGGTCTCCCTTATGTTCGGCGACCGCGACTTTGCGTGCAACTGGATCGGCGGAGAGCAAGTGGCGCTGGCGATTCCCTGGGCAGACCAAGAGAACTTTGCCAGTGCGGGCTACGAGCCTCTGCAGACTAATGCTACTTACGAAGGCGGCCAGGTTCGGCAATATGGCAACTTTTCATTCATCCGAGTTTACCAGGCCGGACACGCCGTGCCGTCGTATCAGCCGGAATCCGCGTATCAAATCTTCAACCGCGCTCTCTTCAACAAGGACATCGCGACAGGCCTTGTTGATACCGCGACGAACCTGACTTATGCCACCGAGGGGCCTTCCGATACGTTTGGTGTCAAGAACGAGATTCCGCCTCAGTACGAAGATTTCTGTTATGTTCTCGATCCGAGCACCTGCAGCGACCAGCAGGTTGAAGCTCTACGGAACGGAACGGGCATCATCAAAAATTACATCATGATTGAACCGGCTTCGCAGCAGGGAGTTGCAATTGGATTGAAAGCAAGGGACAT CACAACTGGTGGCGAAGTCATTGAAATCGACACAACGCTGCTCAATCATGATGCACAGAAAAAGATAGCTCATTTTCTGTATTACCAGACTTTT ATTCTCAGCAGCCGCAATACAAAGCGGGTAAGCCATaacaaaaaaaaaggtttacCAATTTCCTACAGAAAGTCATTTTGCCAACCTTCG GACATCTTCAACACACTGT TTCTCCATTCGCCTCAACTTGTCTCTCTTGCCAGCACATGCAATCTGACCTCTCACGCAGCAAAAAGACCACAACCGTATGCGCAGTTGCGAATATTTGGAGGGTTGATCTTGAACGCAGAGCATGTCAGCGCGTTTGTCGCAGCGCCAATCCTTCGCGTGTCGCGGTTCGTGTTCTATCCCCAGCCAGAAAGGCGCTCGGCCTATCCGTACAGTCCTGACACAGTGCCACCGCCCATAGAGTGTACTAGGAAGAAGAGAAAGTGCAACAAAGAGATCCCATGCGCAAGATGTAGTCGTCTAGGGCTCCATTGCGACCGCGAAGTCGTCCATCTGAGGCGCAATGCCGTTCGACATAGTGCCGAGATTGGATTTCTCGAGACTCTGCGCAACATGCTTCAGAGCACCGATCCCGCTTCGGCGAGGAGAGCAGCTGATTTGGTGGCAGCTAGACTGGAGGGTCTCCGTTCTGGTTCGGGGCAACGCACTGAGATCACACAGACAGCGAATTTTGTTGAGTCCGGGATCGGACTTGAAGATGACTCGGGACAAGACGAAGCCACAGGTTCACATCCCAGAGTTCGCAGTTCGCTCACGGTGACTGCGTTGGAGCACATGGCATGGGGTAGAAGCTATGGAAACTGCTACCCTCATCTACACTGCAACTGCCATCAAAGACGAGATCATACCATCGAAGCCTCGACAACAGGTCTGTCGCCGTCTCTCGGCCTACCTGATCACACTGTCCCATCTCTTGCCCTCCTCCCTGAGAGAGTCACGGCCGAGATACTCATCTCATTTCACCTGGAGCACATAGCATGGCACCACAACTCCTTACACTGCCCGACGTTTCTGCAGCAGTGCACCACGTTCTGGGCGACCGGCGTATACGACCAGCCACAGTGGCTTGCGCTGTATAGCGCGGTGCTCTCCTCGTCGCTCCTGAGTTGGCAGAACAGCTGGAAACATCGCGATGCATACCCGCTCACACTACCTGCCTGCTCGCCTCAAGACTTATTCAACTTCATGGTCGACACTTTATATAAGGCTCATTTCCTGCAGCATGTTTCAATCTACTCCATCCAGGCCATCGTCATCTCAACCGAAGTAGCTCACAATCTTGGTCTCAGTCAACTCAACGCTACCTTATTCAGCGCTGCGATTCGAATTGCCGAGTGCTTGGGAATACACAAGATCACCAAATGCGGCCTCGACTTGCAAACCAGGGATGAAATATGGGATGATACTCTGCAAAGAGAAGTAGGTCGTAGGGTTTGGCTCCAGATGGTCATTCAAGATCACTTTGCAATTCCATTTACCGACTCATACAGCATCAACCCGTCTCACTACTCCACTTCTTTCCCCAGAAACGCCAACGATGCAGACTTGATAGACGCCTCGGAGGACGTTCTGACGGTAAGTACGTATACTCGTGTCCTGGGTGGCATCGCGCAGCTGATGCCGGAGCTCGCGGACGGGATGGGACCTTTGAGAGCCCAGAAGCCTGCAAGAGAGCAGTATGCCCATGTTCTCAGGATGGACCAAAAGATGAGGGAGAAGGTCCAGTCAATACCGCGTTTTCTTCTACAGAAGGATGAGCTATTAGAGGGCCAGTGTGCCTGGCTTGGGGTTGCGCGTCAGAGTCTAGCCATTACCGCCGCTGAAAAG ATTGTCATGATCCACCGGCcattcctcttcctctcgtTCCAATCTGACTCGTACATCCACACGCGCCGTACCTGCGTTGCAGCAGCAGTCACCATCCTACGCGAGCACAAAAGCATTGTAGAATCAGGCGAAGTCTCGCTCTGGACGCACATCGCCTTCAGCATCACCGCTGCCATCATTCTCTCGTTCGAGGTCATATGCGATCAGAGCAAAGAACGAGACAGCCGACAAGAAGGCTACCTCGACGCGATTCGCGACGCGCGAGAGCATCTCCTGGGCCGGACGACGAGTGATATCCTAGCACACCGCGGCGTGGTGCTTATTGATGCCATCTTCTCTGAGGTGGGAGGCATAGAGTCGTTTTCTGATCAGACACTCGCTGCTAGGCCTGATGCTATAAACTTTGAGGAGATTGCGGCTAGGTTCAAGACCGATTGGTTTATCCTTGATTCTTCCACGGCTGGTCTCGGGCAGTTTGACGTTGCGGAAGAGCATTTTGCTATGTCTGGCAATCCCTCTGAAGATTTCGACGATTGGTTCCAGCAGATATTTCACTCGACCATA TTCTCTACCCACACTCGGGACCACCCACCGATGGTATCTTTGCTGGTCAACTACGAGCTACTGCTGAGTGCTACAGATTATCTTGTCATGTCTATGCGCATCGGGCGTTTGGA GCTAGGCGGCGACTTTGAGTGCATTGCGTGTCCAGCAATTCTCTATAACATGGCACC GTCCGTGCTTGTCGTCATCGAGGTTCTCCCCCGCCGTCGTCCATCAGGGGCGGAAGTTAAGGCGAGGGGCGGCCAGGAGCAGCTCTTGCCACTGCGCTCA ATTTCTCCCAGTCTTCTTCACCTTCGACCTAGCTTCATGAAAACCAGTAATTTGCCTGCGAGCGACTCCCAACCCCCGTTCACTGAGAAGTGCCCCTCATCAACGCCCATT ACTGCCGGAAGCTCCCCACCGAAGTCGGCAACAGCAACGCCCTCGCCGGCGCGCAAACGAAAGGCCGATACCTCTGATGATGCATCATTATCAACCCCATCGTCTCGCAAGGTAAAGAAGCTTAAGACGGTCGGCACGAGTACCGGTGAGAAGCGATTGCGCCGATACCGATCGAAACCACCTCAAAGCTTCCACGAAGTTTACCATCGAGCAACAACACAGCGCTTCTACGTTCTCGAGCGGCGGCGATGCGGAACTCCGGATGCGCCCGAGGAGGAGATTGAGTTGACTGGTTCTACTGGCAATGTATACACCGTCAAAATCGGCCAGACCCCGTCATGTAGTTGCCCGCACGCCATGAAGGGAAATCAATGCAAACACTGGCTTTATGTGCGTTCTTCCTCAAACCTATTCGGTCTCTGCTGGATATCTCTAACCATGGCTAG CGAACTTAATGAGATCTTCGACAAGGCCCCGCCCATCGATCCCCAAGCCGACGATTCCAAGAACAAGAATCGCAAGCCCATCGACGGAGACTGCCCCATCTGCTTCTGCGAGCTCGAATCTAATAACAACGAGACGATTGTATGGTGTCGCGCAGCTTGCGGCCAAAACATACACAGGGAATGCTTCGAGACTTGGGCTGCGACAAAACGTCGCGGCAGCTATGGCTCAAGTGATGTGACTTGCCCATATTGCCGTAGTCTATGGCAGGGTGATGATGATATGATGAAGAAAATCAAGAAAGGCGGCAAGATCACTCGTGAGGGATATGTCAATGTCGCTGAGCAGCTCGGTATCA CCATGGCCACCCTAAGAGGCCCCGCTTTCACGTGCACCGTCTGGCCATCTATTCCATTCGTCGTTTT GATGATTGAGACGGAAGACTGCCCCATGAGTCTCTTTGCCATAGA CACGCTTGTCCGACGTCCAGCACCTAGACTCGGCGGTCAGGTACGATGCATCATTGACCTTGTTTCAATCCGATCAAGCTCAACCTGCCTCGCTCGCGTTCACTTCCGAATTTCTTATCCTGAGCTGGCGCCTTCTCTTGACCTTGTGCCAGAAGTAGCCGCGGTTCATAATCCAGTTGACGGAAAACACATCTACCATGGACCTCAGAGCTACGTCAGCTGTCAACACGGCCATGCTCTTTGCAGCTCCGACTGCGAATGTGTGGCGAAGGCGATGAT TGGGCATGATATGAAGGATGACAGGAGCGCCTCCGTCATTCACTCAAGTAAATCAGACTTC AGAAAGAGTTGGGTCGATAACTACCCAACACCGACGGCTTATGTC ACTCATAGGCGACAGATACGTAGTCTTCTTCCCGCCATAGTCATTTTCTTAATGCGACGA TTACTATTGCATACTACAGATTCGATTGGATCTCCAGGTAATTCAAGCACTTAG
- a CDS encoding TfdA family Taurine catabolism dioxygenase TauD gives MAAAAVQAPFYAGPPGQPDIGYAPIYESFVARTKRRQEQENLDKSLPTGFPQKLESKLVWDGNTLAEHYDWNYVLTDANKKEIDDALGHFKCIATGKPLGDISQETFPLPNLHKTLREISDEIHNGHGIKVIRGVPVTEYTREENVIIYAGISSHVAPIRGRQDNQFQGEPADVVLAHIKDLTKIVDPYKIRAPAYITVSIPIIG, from the exons ATGGCCGCGGCTGCTGTTCAAGCTCCATTCTACGCAGGCCCCCCCGGCCAACCAGACATCGGATATGCCCCCATTTATGAGAGCTTTGTCGCCAGAACCAAGCGACGCCAAGAGCAGGAGAATCTGGACAAGTCCTTACCTACAGGTTTCCCTCAGAAACTAGAGTCGAAGTTGGTATGGGATGGGAATACCTTGGCCGAGCACTACGACTGGAACTACGTCTTGACAGACGCTAATAAGAAGGAAATTGATGATGCTCTCGGGCACTTCAAGT GCATAGCCACGGGAAAGCCACTTGGAGACATCAGCCAGGAGACATTTCCCCTCCCAAACCTTCACAAAACTCTGCGTGAGATCTCGGACGAGATTCACAACGGCCACGGCATCAAGGTTATCCGTGGCGTTCCAGTCACAGAGTATACCCGCGAAGAAAACGTCATCATCTACGCCGGAATCTCTTCCCACGTGGCTCCGATCCGCGGCAGACAAGACAACCAGTTTCAAGGCGAGCCGGCTGACGTTGTTCTGGCACACATTAAAGACCTTACTAAGATAGTCGACCCCTATAAGATTAGAGCGCCGGCCTACATaactgttagtatccctattatagggtag
- a CDS encoding TfdA family Taurine catabolism dioxygenase TauD, protein MPRSNWTSNPTTTNKQVFHTDSGDVIALFALGEAAEGGQSYLSSSWHVYNELARTRPDLIRTLAESWNADEFGKDGRSYSTRPLLHHQPAADGKPERLIIQYARRSFTGYWGLPRSSDIPPITEAQAEALDALHFLAEKYAAHLDFHQGDIQYANNLSIFHARGGFVDSDEKQLWLRDPEHAWKTPDALRERWDRVYSGVTAEKSVFPLEPQIRSASRGEFEPDEKAAPTS, encoded by the exons atgccgcggtcgaattggacttccaatccgacaacaACTAATAAGCAAGTCTTCCACACCGACTCGGGTGATGTAATTGCGCTCTTTGCACTTGGCGAAGCCGCTGAAGGTGGCCAGAGCTACCTCTCGAGCAGTTGGCACGTGTACAACGAGCTGGCTAGGACAAGGCCCGATTTGATCCGCACCTTGGCCGAGTCATGGAATGCCGACGA ATTTGGAAAGGACGGCAGATCATATAGCACCAGGCCCTTGCTTCATCACCAGCCAGCAGCAGACGGTAAACCCGAGCGTTTGATCATTCAATATGCCAGACGCAGCTTCACGGGCTACTGGGGCTTGCCACGGTCCTCTGACATCCCCCCCATCACCGAAGCGCAAGCCGAGGCTCTGGACGCGTTACATTTCCTCGCCGAGAAATATGCCGCTCACTTGGACTTTCATCAAGGCGACATTCAGTATGCCAACAATCTGAGCATATTCCATGCCCGTGGAGGCTTCGTAGACTCCGATGAGAAGCA GCTATGGCTGCGGGATCCTGAGCATGCATGGAAGACGCCAGATGCCTTGCGAGAGAGGTGGGATCGTGTTTACTCGGGCGTCACTGCGGAGAAGTCTGTGTTCCCCTTGGAGCCTCAGATTCGCAGTGCCAGTCGAGGAGAGTTCGAACCTGATGAGAAGGCAGCGCCGACTTCATGA